The following proteins are encoded in a genomic region of Ammospiza caudacuta isolate bAmmCau1 chromosome 3, bAmmCau1.pri, whole genome shotgun sequence:
- the SOCS5 gene encoding suppressor of cytokine signaling 5: protein MDKVGKMWNNFKYRCQNLFSHEGGSQNESIVVNSNNCSSGKEKAIQISDLPQQQPSSPLRENIALQLGLSPSKNSARRNQNCVTEIPQIVEISIEKENDSCVTTGARLTRRDSYSRHAPWGGKKKHSCSTKTQSSLDTEKRFGRTRSGLQRRERRYGVSSVHDMDAVSSRTVGSRSLRQRLQDTVGLCFPMRTYSKQSKPLFSNKRKIHLSELMLEKCPFPAGSDLAQKWHLIKQHTAPVSPHSTFFDTFDPSLVSTEDEEDRLRERRRLSIEEGVDPPPNAQIHTFEATAQVNPLYKLGPKLAPGMTELTGDKTITPPGSCDSEEDTTTLCLQSRRQKQRQMSGESHGHISRQGAWKVHTQIDYIHCLVPDLLQITGNPCYWGVMDRYEAEALLEGKPEGTFLLRDSAQEDYLFSVSFRRYNRSLHARIEQWNHNFSFDAHDPCVFHSSTVTGLLEHYKDPSSCMFFEPLLTVSLNRTFPFSLQYICRAVICRCTTYDGIDDLPLPSMLQDFLKEYHYKQKVRVRWLEREPIKTK, encoded by the coding sequence ATGGATAAAGTGGGAAAGATGTGGAACAATTTCAAATACAGGTGCCAGAACCTCTTTAGTCATGAGGGTGGAAGCCAAAATGAAAGTATAGTTGTGAACTCCAATAATTGCTCGTCTGGTAAAGAGAAAGCCATCCAGATAAGTGACTTGCCTCAACAACAGCCCAGCAGTCCTTTGAGAGAAAACATTGCTTTGCAATTAGGCTTAAGTCCTTCAAAGAATTCAGCAAGGCGGAACCAAAACTGTGTCACAGAAATTCCTCAGATTGTTGAAATAAGCATTGAGAAAGAGAATGACTCATGTGTCACCACAGGAGCCAGGCTCACTCGAAGGGACTCTTATTCTCGGCATGCTCCTTGGGGTGGGAAGAAGAAGCATTCCTGCTCTACCAAAACACAGAGCTCCTTGGATACTGAGAAAAGATTTGGTAGAACACGAAGTGGTTtgcagaggagggagagaaggtACGGGGTGAGCTCAGTCCATGACATGGACGCGGTATCCAGCAGGACAGTGGGCAGCCGTTCTCTGCGGCAGCGTCTCCAAGATACTGTTGGGCTGTGTTTTCCCATGAGAACTTACAGCAAGCAGTCCAAACCTCTGTTTTCTAACAAAAGAAAGATCCACCTCTCTGAACTAATGCTTGAGAAAtgcccttttcctgcaggctcAGATCTGGCCCAGAAGTGGCATCTGATTAAACAACACACAGCACCTGTGAGCCCTCATTCGACTTTCTTTGACACATTTGATCCTTCCTTGGTTTCCACAGAAGATGAAGAAGACCGACTCAGAGAGAGACGTAGGCTTAGTATTGAAGAAGGGGTTGATCCCCCTCCCAATGCCCAAATACACACTTTTGAAGCTACAGCACAGGTAAATCCATTGTATAAACTGGGACCAAAGTTAGCCCCTGGTATGACTGAGCTGACCGGGGACAAAACCATAACACCTCCAGGGAGCTGTGACTCCGAAGAGGACACGACGACGCTTTGCCTGCAGTCGCGCCGGCAGAAGCAGCGTCAGATGTCGGGAGAGAGCCATGGCCATATCAGCAGGCAGGGGGCTTGGAAAGTGCACACTCAGATCGATTACATCCACTGCCTTGTGCCAGACTTGCTCCAGATCACAGGTAACCCGTGCTACTGGGGCGTCATGGACCGCTACGAGGCAGAAGCTCTTCTGGAGGGGAAACCTGAAGGCACTTTCTTGCTCAGGGACTCTGCGCAGGAGGACTACCTCTTCTCGGTGAGCTTCCGCCGCTACAACCGCTCGCTGCACGCGCGCATCGAGCAGTGGAACCACAACTTCAGCTTTGATGCCCATGACCCCTGTGTGTTCCACTCCTCCACCGTTACGGGGCTTCTGGAACACTACAAGGACCCCAGCTCTTGCATGTTCTTTGAACCCTTGCTCACCGTATCTCTGAACAGGACCTTCCCCTTTAGTCTGCAGTATATCTGCCGGGCAGTAATCTGCAGGTGCACTACCTATGATGGAATCGATGACCTTCCTCTACCCTCAATGTTGCAAGACTTTCTAAAGGAGTATCACTATAAACAAAAAGTCAGGGTGCGATGGCTGGAGCGGGAACCtataaaaacaaagtaa